A window of Micromonospora eburnea genomic DNA:
CCTTGATCAGCCCGAGGCCCTGCGGGAGCAGCACCGCCCCGAACAGGCCCTGCGCGACCCGGGCGGCGATCAGGGTGCCCGGACTGCCGGCGAGCGCGCAGAGGGCCGAGGCGGCGGTGAAGCCGAGCACCCCGACCAGGAACATCCGACGGCGTCCGTACAGGTCGCCGAGGCGACCACCGGTGATCAGGCCCACGGCCATGGCGAGGGTGTAACCGGCGCCGATCCACTGGATGACGGTGGGCGAGCCGCCGAGGTCGGCGCGGATCGCCGGGCCGGCCAGGTTGGTGACCAGCACGTCGAGCAGGTCCATCACCTCCGCGGCGAGGATCACCGCCAGGGCGAACCAGCGCCAGCGGTGGCCGGCCGGCTCCCCCGTGCCGGCCGGGCCCGGCGGAGCCGGCGAGGCGAGTTCCGTGGTCATCACGTCCTCCAATGTTTCGAACACTGTTCGCTGACGAACAGTGTTCTATCAACGAACGGCGTTCGCGGCAAGTACGATGTTCGAGTCCCCGAATCCGGAGGTCGTCGTGAGCGAACAGCCCGCCCCGCCCTGGCGTACCCGGCCGCGCAGCCGGGCGCCCCGACAGGCGCTGAGCCAGCAGGCCGTGGTCGACGCCGCCCTTGCCGTGATCAGCCGGGAAGGGCTGGGCGGGCTGAGCATGCGCCGGGTGGCCCAGGAACTGGGCACCGGGCCGGCCTCCCTCTACGCCCACGTCTCCGGTCGGGAGGAGCTGCTCGAACTGGTCGTGGACCGGGCCAGCGCGGAGATCACCGTCCCGGAACCCGACGCGGAACGCTGGACGGAACAGGTCCGCGACGTGGCCCGGCAGGCGTACCGGGTGTACGCCACACACACCGAGTTGGCGCTCGCCTCGCTGGCCACCATCCCCACCGGTCCGAACGCGCTCCGGGTCACCGACGGGCTGCTCGCCATCCTCCGCTCCGGCGGAGTGCCGCCGCAGCCGGCGGCCTGGTTCCTGGACCGCCTCTTCCTCTACATCGCCGGGGACGCCTACGAGGGCGCCCTCTACGCGGAGAAGGTGCGCGCCTCGGGGCAGGACCGGGCGGCCTGGTGGGCGCGGATGCGGGCGCAGCTCAGCGGGTACTACCGGAGCCTGCCACCGGAGCGCTACCCGCACCTGCGGGAGCACCTGGAGGAACTGATGGCCGGCGACGGCGACACCCGCTTCGACTTCGGGCTCGACCTGCTGATCCAGGGCGTCGCCGCACACGTGCCCCGCCGGGAGTGACCCCGGCCCGGCCGGGTAACCAACGCCGCGGCAGACGTCGCGGCACCGGGAGGTCAGGCATGGGCGTACCGACGGGACGGGTCGACACGATCGTGCTGATCCACGGACTCTGGATGACCTCGCGCAGCTGGGAGAACTGGGCCGACCGGTACGCGGCCCGCGGCTTCCGGGTGCTCACCCCCGCCTGGCCCGGCATGGACCGGGAGGTCGAGGAGCTGCGGGCGGATCCGACGCCGATCGCCGGGCAGCGGATCGCCGACATCACCGACCACTACGCCCGGGTCATCCGGGACCTGCCCCGGCCACCGATCATCATGGGCCACTCGATCGGGGGCCTGATCACGCAGCTGTTGCTCGACCGGAAGCTCGGCGCCGCCGGGGTCGCCGTGCACAGCGCCCCGGTCCGGGGAGTGCTGCGGCTGCCGCTGAGCACGCTGCGCTCCGGGTTCTCCATCCTGCACAGCCCGGCCAACCGGCACCGCGCGGTGCCGTTCACCGCCGAGGACTTCCGGTACGCGTTCGGCAACACGATGAGCCAGCAGGAGTCGGACGCGGCCTGGGAGCGGTACGCCGTACCCGGGGCCGGTCGCGTCCTGTTCGAGATGGCGTTCGCCAACCTGAACCCGGAGTCGGCCGCGGAGATCGACAAGAAGCGGGACCAACGGGCCCCGCTGCTGCTCACGGCCGGCGGCGCCGACCACGTCATGCCGCCCTCGGTAATCTCCGCCAACGCCAGCCTCTACCGGGGCTCGACCGCGATCACCGGATACCGCTGCAACCCCGGTCGGTCGCATTTCGCGCTGGGCGAGCCGGGGTGGGAGGAGGAGGCCGACTTCGCGCTGGAGTGGGCGGTCGAGGCGGCGAACGAATTCTCGCCGACCGTGGTCAGCCAGGCCCCTGGCCGCCGCCGGCCCTCGCCCAACCACCGCTGACGCGGCAGGCCCGGCTGAGAACCTGGAGGCTCCCGGCCCCGCCGGGGCCAATGCGAGCGCGTCCAGGGCCGGCAGCAGCGCGGACCCCCCGGTTTCCCAGCAAGATCTACGAGGGAACGGCGACGCCCACCGGATGCGGCGCGGAGCACATCGAGACTCGCGGCCGGCGTGTTTGACAGCGATCATCCGCGACAACAGGATTGGCCGATGTTCCCCGACGAGTTGAGGTCTCGGGCGCAGGCGCAGCGCGCGGCCGGACGGACCCCGATGCAGATGGCCCGAAGGCTGGACGCTCCCCGAGCCCCGGTCGATCCGCTGGTCCGGGGCGTCGCCGTCAACCGGCCGGACCCGCTCGGCTTCGGGGAGCTGCCGCTCATCGGGTGCTGGGTCAATCCAGGGTGGAGCAACGGCCTGATCATCGAGGACCGGCCCGCCGACTGGATCGACCCCGGCGCTCCGCGGCACGACTCCGGCGGCCTGACCGGCATCGTGGTCGCGCGACAGGACGACCGGGGGATCAGTCTGGCCGGTTTCCTGGTGGACACGTACTGCCTCGGGGCGAAGAACGCGGTGCCGCCGACCAGGCTGGACCAGTACGACATGCCCTTCTTCGTCGCGGAGTTCTTCGGCGCGTACCCCGATCCGCCGATGCGCGCCCCCATCGACCTGGCCCGGAACCTCGTCTGCGGTGCCGTCGACTTCGCCCGGCGGCTCGGCTTCGAACCGCACCAGGACTACGACTCGGCGGTCGGCCACCTCGGGGCGTGGCAGCCACCCGGCCGCATCAGGTTCGGCCGACACGGCCGACCACTGTTCATCCAGGGTCCGCACGACAACGCCGGCCGCATCATCCAGACCCTCGACCGCTCGGTGGGCGCGGGCAACTACGAGTACGCCCTCGTCGCCGGCGGATAGCGTCGATCGTTCCGGGCCCGAGCCGGCCCCCTGGCGGGGTGCCGGTGCGGGAGTCCAGTGAGGTGATCAGGTGCAGTTGGACGGCTTCGTGCTCGACCACATCCCGGCGGGCACCGGCGAGTCGACCGAGGACTTCAGCTACGAATGGGACGACGTGGCGTTCACCTCCCGGGTGTGGGAACGGGAGGTCGACGGCGGCCACCAGGTCGACCTGCAGGTGCTGGTGCTGCGCGGGCCGCGGCTGGCCACCGCCACCGCCCTGCGGGACTTCCTCGCCGAATATCACGAGCGCGACCCCGGCACCTGGGCACTGAGCGATTTCCAGCCGGGCGGGGCGACCGCCTTCATCGGCGAGAACGAGGCGTTCTGGCTGGTCGAGCCCGGGGTGGCGGTGCAGGTGAGGTCCCCGACCGGCCGGTTCGGCGCCGACGAGCTGCGAGCGACGGCGCTGGGCGTACGGCCGGCCGGGCCGGGCGGGTAAGCGTCACCGGGCCGGGCGGGTGAGCGGCACC
This region includes:
- a CDS encoding TetR/AcrR family transcriptional regulator, which translates into the protein MSEQPAPPWRTRPRSRAPRQALSQQAVVDAALAVISREGLGGLSMRRVAQELGTGPASLYAHVSGREELLELVVDRASAEITVPEPDAERWTEQVRDVARQAYRVYATHTELALASLATIPTGPNALRVTDGLLAILRSGGVPPQPAAWFLDRLFLYIAGDAYEGALYAEKVRASGQDRAAWWARMRAQLSGYYRSLPPERYPHLREHLEELMAGDGDTRFDFGLDLLIQGVAAHVPRRE
- a CDS encoding alpha/beta hydrolase; the protein is MGVPTGRVDTIVLIHGLWMTSRSWENWADRYAARGFRVLTPAWPGMDREVEELRADPTPIAGQRIADITDHYARVIRDLPRPPIIMGHSIGGLITQLLLDRKLGAAGVAVHSAPVRGVLRLPLSTLRSGFSILHSPANRHRAVPFTAEDFRYAFGNTMSQQESDAAWERYAVPGAGRVLFEMAFANLNPESAAEIDKKRDQRAPLLLTAGGADHVMPPSVISANASLYRGSTAITGYRCNPGRSHFALGEPGWEEEADFALEWAVEAANEFSPTVVSQAPGRRRPSPNHR